Part of the Besnoitia besnoiti strain Bb-Ger1 chromosome Unknown contig00015, whole genome shotgun sequence genome is shown below.
AGATGGAAGCGCGGGAGAGTAGCGCGAAACGAAAGCAGAACAAACACGGGGGAACTGGCGAAAAAAGTCGTGTAAAGTGTGGTGCTGCCATGTAGCTGCTGGTCGCGCGGAGCCGGCTCCCTGTGCTTCCGGCGCCTGTTTTTCGCAGTGAGGCGAGCGTATTCCTCGAGCTCAATTTAGATGCGAAGAgccggagggaggcggcgaggagaatGAAGTGTTCGGTGCTACTGTCTTTTGCGTCGATCTGGTCGCTTCTCATCGTCTTGAGACTACACAACCCGACGAAAAGACCGACGCCAATGATGAGCAGCATGCCGCCGACGCTGACGCCCCCGAACTGTCAAGAAAGATAACTCCTGGCATATGCAGAGGAATAAGGACAGAAAACAGGATAGATAACGCTCCGAAGTGACCCTCTGGCAGGGATCGCCCCTCTCTGATCATCTGTCCACCGCTACAGTCGCCAAACGAGAGCTTCTTGGATATACCGCTTGCCTCTTGGTCCTAAACAAAAGTGCAGCTTCACGAAGGCCAAGACTCTTCCGCTCAATCTGCGAGTCGGGGGTCGTTACGAAAGTGCCCGCAGCTTACCGCCGAGACCCGAGTGTCCATTAGAATGCGGAGTGGCTGCTTCAAAACCACTGCGGGGGAGCCCTGCCTAGTCTCGAGTACCGCCGTTTGAGTTCGACACCTAGGTAGGGACTAGGCGTCGAACGCGTTCTCTGCTTTTCGCTTTGTTCTAGTAGGCATTCCTTCTGAGCGACAGCCGGAGGCTGTGACATGTGCGCCCTTACCTATCTTTCGGTTCTAAGCGCAATTTCGAGAAAACGGCCGACAGCCAGTTGAACCAGCTAACCCAAGCGCGTGAAGTGACCAACAGTTTTGGGGCTGTATTGCTCGGATAAATCAatgtcgcctcctctgtaCACAGTTTGTTCAATTGTCTTACTTCTTCTAAAATTCCCATGAGTGCTGACTAGGCCTCCCTGCGATCCCCCGCCCTCCCTTCGCGGGCAACCCCCCTCTACCTGCTGCTTTTTTTCCACCCTCGACGCAGAAGGGCGCTTGGAAGCACCGGAAGCAACCTTTTCGCTGCGGAAAAAACAGCTTGTAGCGCCTCAACGCACAGATTCGGCGCCTTTTCGTGAGGTTGGTCTCagagcagcggagacggcaaCTGCACGCGTGCGAAAAGGCAAACGCGAGTGAATAGATTCGGCGGCGACACTGTGTGTCTGTCGGCTGCGGTTTTTGGATAGGTTGGGTCTCGCGCTCCGCCTCTGAGTCTCCATTTCCCGAGGCCATTCGCACTTTCCCaatttttttttcgtttgcctctcccttctcgtttcttctctcgcgtcgaGAGCGGCCCGCGCTGTGCAGCCGTCGGAGTCTGTAAACACGTCTACAACAAAAAAAGCTCTCGAGTTGTTGTCGGCGCCGGTCAAAGGTGCGGAGTGTGAGCGCCCATGGAAGCCGTGCCGGCCTTCTTCAGATGACGTTTTTATCGCTTCATACCTCTCGAGCGTGTCCGTCGCTTCGACTGCTATACtagaggcgaggcagagtcgtctgcgccttccccCTTCGCTGCACTCACGTTTAGATCGCTCTTGCCTAGGATCGTCTCTTCAATTCCAAGTCTGCCTCTTGAAAGAAGTGCGTCACGTTCCGTTTCTGGCACCCTCTGCGAGACCCTATCGCATCGACTTCCTCCCTCGCACACCTATTCAAGCGTCCATCTGCCTGGCGCGCCCTCACGTCCTTTTGCCGTtgaggaagccgcagcgTGGCGTTTCTGCCTTGCGATGCCTTCTGTAGAGCCGCCGTCTCAGGAGTAGAGAAACCATGGAAGGACTTgacaggcgaagacgacccGCTGGGGGGGAGTGTGCGCAAGCAACCTGTCGCGTCGGCTGCTCAGTCACTCCACATCCCGCCCCGACATCGTTGCCATCTAACTTTTTGCCCTCgtccgcccgcggcgtcgtgcCGTCTGTCTCATCGCGTCTTTCTATCTTCTTCCTTTGCCTGTCGCCCTCCTGGCTAGCCATCTCAGGAGCTGCGAGCGCCTCCCCGGGGGTCCTCGCTGACGCGCTGAGAGCGGAGAGCAATTTTTTCCCCGATTTTTCCAGCTTTTTGCAACCCCATCGCAGAAATGCAGTGAGCCTCGCGGACGtcttcgcgctgcctgcgtggAATTTCGCTTCGCCCTTCAAATCCGCAAACGAGGAAGAGAGCGCTGACGCTGACGGCGCGACAtacgcagagggcgcgggcgatgTTCAGTCGGATGAGGGAGCTCAAGTAAACACGCCCCAGACCCCGCTCAGCcagacagaggaggaagaggcagctGAGGCGCTGCACGAATCGCCcacagcggctgcagcctcttCACCTacttcctcttctgcagtAGCGTCGCATCGTCCTCCATACTCGGCGCCTTTCCCGCccctggcgccggcgggcttGCCATCTCcccgcgacgaggacgcggcctccgcgcctgctgacgcgccttctgcggcctcctcgtcgcccgcggagtctccgcacccatcgtcttcttctgtcaGTCCCCCTGTTGGGTGTTCTCCGGACTCCGCATCGCGTGCATCGCCTCTCGGCTCGTCTACGTCGCAGTCGGCTGCTTCCGCGACGCCTCTGTCTgacgccttctcctcttccgcgtctgctgtgtctcctccgccgccggaggacgccgagcgTGCGCTGGTGTCGCCGATCGTGGAGGATGGCGTTCTGAGCATTTCAGTCATTCTGGGGCAcaaggaggacgacggcgagtgTCGGCTCCGGGAGAGCGAGCCGGTTTCGTCCCTGTTCAagcggggcgacgcgggcggcatTCTGCAGTCCCTCGTGGACGTCACGTCGGACTTCTCGAGGTGGCCTATGGCTGtggcgctccttcgccgcctctcctcgctcgcagcgcctcgccagcagctccagcagcagtCCCCAGGGTCGTCGCCCGTTCTGTCCTTTCCTTCGCGGCattcgtctccttcgttaTCGCCCTCGGGGGGAGGTGGGCCTACGGATCGCGAGCCGAGGCTCgcacggctgccgcggcttcaCAAGCTCACCCGCGGCCCTGAGCAAGAGGTtgacgggcgcgccgcggcgaggggcggcaggtggagagagcgaaaagATCAAGGGCGCAGCGAAGTCGAAGCTGAtgaagcagaagacgacgacacctcgccggaggcgcgcagcagctcgccgcttctgcggccgcccagAAGCCCTGTAGagcccgcgcggccttcctccccccccgcagcgtctcctccgtctcctgcCGATGTGCTttcgggcgacgcgcaggcgaccgcagAGAGCTCAACAAACCTGCGTCTGGCGCCCATTGATGCTGAGGCCACGGCGCGTCACGCGGGCCTTCAgaccgcgtctccgcccaaACGCGCGCTGGGGCcgtcgacggcgcagcggctcttGAATCTCTTCGTGAAGTCGGAGCGAGGCAATCTAGGGCTTGCGGTGTGTCAGGCGATGACTGAGCCCGAGggcgactcgcgcgccttctgcgcactCCTCGACGTGATGAAGCGCGAGGTGACTTGCAGGCAACGGCCGCCAAACTGCGCGGCgatcgctgcggcgctgctggcgtcggGGGATCAGACGACGAATGCTGCTGCGAatctcgccgcctcgccacTGTCTTCAGtgggcagcagccgcctcttcgtcgtgcCCGCTttgccggcgccgtcgcgcgagccgcggaatctcgcggccgccctgccggctgctgcctcggcgcGTGATCTCCCGCTCGTGCCCCTGAGGTCGCTGCAGGCTttgacgcaggcgcgccgcgctgccggcgcgcacccagcgtctgcggcgtctggggcggcggaggacgcgctgcCGGAGGAGCTCGTCGCGCTGGAAGGACCGACTTACGTGCTGCTGTGGgagggcctgcggcgtctgtaCGACTACTTTGACTTTCGTGTCTGCGAGACCGAgatcctcgcggcgcgctcggccgcagcgccgcatgcaccgcccgcgtcctcgccggcgccgcccgaaTTCCTGCCAGGCTGGACAACGGAGATGATTCTGAACGCCGTCCAACCTGgcacgacgccgcggagtccGCTGTGCGTGATTgtgcggagagagaagacggtGTTGATTCTGATTcgcggcacgcagacgcagttCGAGTGGGCGTTGAACGCGCAGTACGAGTTGACCTTCGGGTGGATGGACGCGTGGGACGGCAAGGTGGAGGcgggcttctcgcgcgtcttcgctgcgaTGTCGCCCGCGATCCAGGTGTATCTCGGTCAGCTGAAGCAGCGCGGAGAGCTCGAGCGCATCCTCGTCTCGGGAcactcgctcggcgcggccgtcggcTGCCTTCTATCCTactcgctcgcggcctcgttTTCGAACGTCGACGCCGTCCTCTTTgctcccccgcgcgccggcgacgagcccTTCATGCAGGCGTGGAGCCGACGCGTCAACGGGCGCGCGGTCAGGTTCGCGTTGGACGCCGTCACTCAGGTGCCTTGCAAGTCGATGcccctctgcggcgacgacgcagaggcccgcgcccgAAAGGCCCCCGCGACCACCGCCGCCCCaccggcgtccgcggccttcaCCCCCGGGGCCCAAGGCCCGGCTCCACAGaccccgccgcccctccaCCGCGGCAACGAGGCTTCCGACGGCCGAGCccaggggcggggggggccTGGCGCCTCGGACTCCGCCTCGGCGACGCCCAAGGGCCGCGAATGGGTCGGCGACTCCCTCGTGCCTCTCTTTGGGCTCTTCCGGGACCGCAGCGCGGAcggcagctcgcggcgcgaggggccCCCCTCGAACGCGCTCCGGTACGCAGACTACCCGCACGCGGTGGtattcgcggcgcgcgacctgccgaatccgcaggcgcagaatcCGCTTCACGTCAAGTACAATCACTTCTGCGCGTACTCCTGCTGGCTGAACTCGAAATTCAACCCAGCGAATCCGCACACGCAATGCAACAAGGAGCCGAGCCTCGCCAGCCTGTCCAACGGCGCCCTGGAGGACCCCGCCCTCtgccccgccgtcgcctgagGGCGAgccccgaggaggcgcggagtcgGCGCCAGGCCCAGAGAGCGAAACTCGCTGGGCATTCTGCCGGAGCACGCAGGAAGCTTCAGGGAATGAGAGAGAATCCCGTTGGAAAGCCTCCAGACAAGCGCCGCGTATCTGCTCTCTTCCGCCCCCGcactcgcggccgccagcttcttcctcgctgtgtCACCTCGTTTTCAGGAATTGACGAGACagcccggcgcgcggctgagagTTCTCCGCCTCCCGAAGGCTTGGCAGTCCACGGCGGAGGGTGAACAGCTCGACTCAGCGGACGCCGTGCGGTCCCTGCGATCTGCAGACGAAGCACACGCGACTCCCGCGAGCTAGGCCCGCAGAGAGCCCTTCGGCGTCAACGAGGGGCCGTGGCGGCTAGAGCTGCACAGATCCCTCTCAGAGGTGTCtctcgagagagaagagagaggagcaaGCGCAGGACGCGGAATCGACGAGGCAcaaggcgagcgacgagcgGAGAGACAATGCGTGTCGCATGTTTATGGACTCCAATTTTTTTTCACTGTTCTATAGAGTATCGCAGAGTCAGTGAccgcagctgtctccgctgggACGCCCTGAGCCACGAGTGGGGTGATCGAGCACATTGGAGAGTGACCGCTGTCCTCGCCGCTTTGTTTCTTGTTAAAGACTTCGACATTCTCTTTTCAATACCGATCATGCGCTGCTTCGAGCGCCCTCGCGtgtccgcctcggcgcgtgTGAGGCTCGCGCGGGATTTCAGCGCAGCAAGCACACAGGAAAGATTCCATCCACTTGTGGGCTAGTCTGCAGACTCTCTACTGATACGCGTTTGGACTCGTTCACCCAAAGCTGAGGCGAGTCAGGCTCGATAGAAGCTGAATCAACGACAGTGGCCTGGCGCATGTCGCCGAGTGCGATACGTTTGCTTTCCAAACTCGCGTGCGCATCCTCGGCCCTCAGAGTTTCCGTATCGCGAAACAGCGCGGCGTGTTGCGAGCGCCTGTCACGGTGAACCGTGACATCCACAGGAGGCAGCACATGCAAGTAAGGAGCTCCTCCCAGGGAGAGTGCTGAGTCGTTCTTTTCAAAGCACTCCCACCGCTGGTCAAAACGCCGAGCGGCTTTCAGAGGCTCGTGGGACTCTTGCTGTTCagagagcgcctgcgccgcgctcatGCGATGCGATGAAAACAGTGTCGTTTCAAATGCGACTGCCtccgacgcagaggccccGTTCTCTACAGCGCGGAGACTTCCAGCGAAAAGAAACCCCTATTCGACAAAAACATCTGTAGACGGGTGTGTAAACAGACACCAATACCGAGATAAAGATGGATTCTCAAAGAGATTCacgacgccgcccgccgccgcctgcgcgtagCCGCGTGGCGCGTTGATCACCCCGTTGAACTGCGACGTCGCGACACACCTGAAGACGGCACACGAAAACTAAAAAGCGATGCACTCGCCAGACGAATCAATTCAAAGCGGACGCAGCATGCCCGATACAAGTCGCTTGTAGAAAGAAAACATGGCATAGCGTCTCAAAAGGAGAATTTCTCTCCTCGAAAACTCACTCCCGTGCGAAACGAACATCGCCCCCGATCTCGGAGTCTACTTCGCATCTcagctcctctctctcccttctctttGAGACTTTTTCGCGCAGACCTGTCCCTTGCTGCGTTCCTTTTTCATTTTTTCACTCGCCGCTCAGTCTCCTCGCACAGCGTGACAGCCTCGCCGTCGAACGACTTCAACCCGGagtgcgctggcggcggggccTTCATTCTCTTTTTGCCTGAGAAGATCGCGCGCCTCATTTCTCTTTGGcacgcttcgccgcgtctccacGCTGCACCTTTCCCTCCTAAACCCTTTCCGCTCTAAAACCTTTTTTTTGGTTCTTCGCGCTTTCGTGGCCTTCGACTGCTAGGCTGCACGTCCTGCGCTTttcccgctgcagcgcctccagggcACCGAGCTTCTCGAAGAGCGAACAGACAGAGGAGCCTGAAAGCCCCACGCCCTGTGAAAGCGCAGATAACCCGCCGTCGAGCCACAGTGTGCGATCGTACCCACctgcgaagaaaagaaatACAACGGCGCGAGGGGAGAAAAAACTCAACGCCTCGTGGACGTTCTGTTGTCTCGCGGCGAACTGGGGAAAGCAAGAGTTAAGGGAAAACCGCTCTTCATCAATAGGTCGACGCAACAAACCCGTCTGTCTCCCAGCGCCTCAGGTGAGCAGGACCCTGCCTGCAACAGCAAATCCGACGCACGCGCCTAGACGCGAGTCactcttcttcatcgcctGCCAGTGGATTGCGTTTCTCTTGCCCTTTTCTTTCTCACGCACATTCTATCGCCGCGTGGAGAATCCACTGCAGAAAAATTTCATCCTTGaatgccgccgccgcgccttccgaAGACAGCGTTCCATCAACGGTCCTGAGAAGAGAGATTCAAAACACGTCCGACTTTTCAGCAGCCAGAAAACCGGCGTTCCAGAATTTTTTCCAACGCCCTCCAGTCTCGCCTAGACACGCATCCACgagggaggacgcgcgagtACAGATAATATGAGAAAGAGCCAAACTCCCAGGACAACCTGGAGACGAGAAACCCTGCATTTGCTGGAAACCGACCACACGCTCACGAAGCAGCTCTCTGTCTGTACACCGCCCCACATCAGCGGCTCgcgccaccccccccccccccccctcgaaACATGCGAAAACGACCATACAGGAATACACAGACAAAGAAGGGCTCGGTTTTGCGTGGGATGCCGTTTTTCATTCTCCACCAGAGGCGAAGCACTCTGAGCCTAGAAGAGTTCGCGGCACGCTCAGATGTTCGTTCTCTGCTTCAACATGCTTCGCATGATGCAACCGCCCTGcctttcgctctctctctggtcGCACTGCACGTCCTCTTTTCCCCCCTTTCTCGTTGCATTTTGCTTTTTCACGCTCTTTGTCTTGTGCGCCTACCACAAGGAGTTCAGCGAATCCTGCAGACGCTGGAGCAAGGCaccagcagcgcggcctgTATCGGGGAAGGCCCGGTCTTCTTCATCGATTGGATCCACGCGGACGTCTCGCACGCCGAGAAGCAAAGAGCCCTGATGAATCGCCTCGTTCAAGTCGATCTGCGCGAGACAGGGCGAGACATTTACGCGAAAAGCATTGAAGCTTGCATCCACGCTTCTCCTCACACTGTCACATCTCCGTAGACCGGCTAAATCACTTTCTTTTTCTGAATGAACTTCCCATATTTTCTCCGCGCAGCACGGCACACAGAGACACCCCTTCGCTACCAGCAGTCTCTGGCGCTTAAAATATGAGAATAATCGGATTCATGGGCATCCGCTGGAACGAAGTGAATGCAGTGGGTGTCGAGCTAGCTACGCACTCGTCGCACATGCATTCGCGCGGCGTTTACTCGCGCCCCCCGCCACCCTATCTCGATTAAAACTCGCCTGAGCCGACCTCCAGtagacgcgaagaagaacggTGAAAGCATACCTCGATGCTCAGCCGAAGCGAAGGCAGCTCGACATGGAGGGGGGTCAGTGCAGTGCGGACGgtgacgagagcgacgtTCTCGTTGTCTCTTGTCTGTTGCGACTTCGCTTGGTCCTCTGTTGCCGCCGACGCACTCGAATCTGAGCCTCGTGATTCAAAGGAGTAGGAGAGCTCCGTCAGAGTGCGGAATCGGCGCAGAAACAGGAGTAGCTGGtcatgcagcagcgcgaggcggccaaCGGCggtgtgcgcatgcaggagcagtgtacgtacactccACATGTCTGGGAAGAACCGCGGAGAGCTCTGTTTCTGTTTCGCCAAAgaggacggcgcagacgcagagagacctCCACAACCTGCCGGAAGCGAGTGCTTTCCTTGCTGgacagcgagaggcagaTTCGCGGTGGCAGCCAAGGAAGCgaaagaggacgcagacaAGTCcaccgacgacgaggaccCGACTGTGCCTACACTCGTGCGCCGACtcgccgacgcagcgagagacgacgaaacagactctctgcgccctccgctATCAAagttctccttctcctcgaagTCTCGCGCCAAAGCAGAACGCTGGccctcgcaggcgacgaaggaaGCGAGATCTGAGCCCCCCCGCATAGAGTcgagcgctgcagagagcgacggctgCAAAGCCTAAGAAAGAAAGACTCCGAGCGGACAAACAAATATAACCGAGCGCTCATACCACACATTGGCAACGGACAACGCCACAGAACCCTGCATGGAAACGAGCAGCGTTTTCAACGCTGCCTTGAACGAGTTGATTCCATCACGTTGAGGCACTGAGGAAGAATATAGAGGCACTGGAGAGGacagcagacgacgcagacggggAGAGGACATGCAGAAGTGTATGCGTGTGTTGAAGTGGCATCTTTTTTTCCACGTGAGTTCGTCGCGTTTCTCGTGTGAAGATCTCGGCTTACATGCAAGACCTCTGTCAGGCCTATCTGGGCGATGCGCAGAGTGTTTCGTCGGAATCGGTCCATCTCGACTTTCCATCGGTCTTGGATCGGCACCCCTCTGGGCGTGTCCTCCGTTTTTCTGGCGACCTTTTTCTCAGAGAAAACGGAGCCCGCAGACCCCAGGagttttcctcctcgcgggccacgtcggcgcttcgcgtctctgtcGTCCTCCGTCGCTCCGCGCTTCTTGatcgcgtttttttcttcttcgtgcGCCGCGAGATACGGAAAACACGTGACCAGGCGCGCCTCGTACAGCTCAGCCGCCTTCGAttcttcgccctcggctCTCTCCCCCTGCAGACTCTCTCGCTCTTGTTTATGCCTCGAGGGGGGGCTGGGCAGGGCCGCCGgactgcgcgccgccagcgcggcgaagggtccaacggcgtcgtcgcgcgcctcgccggcctttggcgcgtccgccgcgccctcgtcgcctctcccggcttcgcgcagcttcttccaGCTCGCGACCCCCAGTTTCTGCACTCGCAGAAtgccgctcggcgccgccctctgcagcgcgccatCGTTCGGCCGGGCTGgagcctcgcccgccgcggccagcggcggcggcggagctctcgcgcccgcgcctgcctcctttccagctgccgccggcgcccgccagagGATGCAAATCTTCGTTGGCGGCGGCcacgacagcgaggaggaggaagcggagagcgaagaagaggaacaagaggcggaaggcagacgcgacgaGGGTGACGCGAAGAGCggcagacaggcgcgcgagcgggcgacgaggccctcCGGAAGCAGCGGAAGAGGGAAGTTCGCTGGGAGgcaagagagcgacgacgcctggcgccgctctctgtcaggccggcgcgcagcctgggggccttccgcgtcggcgtcgtcaacgcgcgtctccgaccccagccgcgcgagatTCAACACAGAAGATGAAAGCGGAAATGGATACTTTGCcgctttctccgcggctAGGTAGACCCGACGCGAGCttgagagcgacggcggcgcgctgcgcggccaCGCCAGGGAGGCCAGCAGTCCGCGGGGATTAAAGTGAAcgatgcgcatgcagctcaTCTGCTCAAAGGCCAACACGATGCCCTGCTTCCTCCGGATCTCAGCTAAAAGCTGAAAAACAAAAAGGCGAAAAATGAACACAGCAAGCGCGTCCTCGCGACAGACAAGCCGCAGAAACCTTCCGCGCTCCACCTCCGAACTCCAAAGGGCGTACACACTCGCGTCCACGCATACGGACAGCGCGTGGCATTTGGAAAAAATTTTGCTTCCGTGAACCCGCCGCActgcagaagaaaagcgAGATGTGAGCAACCagagaaaaagcagaaaTTCGCGACTCACTTGGAGATCCTGGTTCGAAGACGAGAAGTGAGAGAGTTCCAGAGCCTTCGCGTCGGTCTCCGCCTCAGCCTGCGCGCAAAAGGAGATACAAGGCGACAAAAATTGAGAGACGAGACTGCAGAGGCAACTCAAGAAGACGACACGCAGAAAGAGGGGAGCCACAAAAAAGACTCACATGCTCAATTTGCCTCTGAAGAGCCCTgagctcttcttcgttcgcctcgcgtcgctgcgccttctcctgAAGCTTCCTCTCCTTGTCCTCAACCGCGAGTCTGCACCAGAGCAGAGACGAAAacagcgcagagaagcggaagacgccgcatCGGAGGAAACGCTTCCGATCGAAAACAGGGCGAAACGCACATCTCATGGCAAAGCGAGCATCCTGACGAGGTTGAGAAAcggcgccacgcgcggcgagcaagAGCGACTCCGTCGCACGGgatgcgagagagaaaacgcgagccgcggagaaggaacaTCGCAGACGGAGGGGGGGCACGGCAACACAGAAGAACTCGAAAAGAGGCAAACAAGCCGTGGTAAAGAGCTGCATCTACGCGCAAATTCACACAGAGAAAACACAGCAGGGGGGCATGTACATGACCACTCTACGTTAAGCACGAAAAGACGTTTTGTTTTCAAAAAGAAACTCACGAAATCTCCGAACCCCAGGGCTCCGTGGCCAGGCGCCGAacgtcttcctcgcggggggggcgcggggcggcAGAATCCAGGAAGGCGTGTGACGCCTGAACACAGAAAATGAAAAAAATGTCGACACCGTGCCACACGACAAATCAAACGCGTAAAACGGCCGAGAGACAGGCACAGGGCTACTTCAGTGGAAGAGACGACCGCAAGAAAATCAGACACGTGTCCATTCCCCTTTGTGTCATTCTGTCGCAAACACAGCTCCTTTTGCTCTCTAGACTCAGCCTTCAGCTCGTTTCCCGACCTACCTCGCACAGGCGAGATGCCTCTGCGAAGATCTTCGCCTCCGTGTGGTGAAGCTGCTCCAACGCCTCGGCACAACACGCCCTCCAGGCTTCttccgttttcttcgcgttcTGTCGCGAGAAAGCTTCGCGCGCCAATGAAGACGCGAGTCGCCGGATGCAGACGCTCCAGTCTTCGCTCGCGCAAGAAGACGACAGAGTTGCGTGCGCGGCTTCCTGAACACGAATATAAAAAAACTGCAAAAGCACAGACAGCAGATGTACCCATCCTCACATGCGAACGGAATAGGAACCACAAGGagttacatatatatatataacatatagatataagtgtagatatatatattctgATGGATATGAATGTAAACACGTACAATCAACAAGGATGGACATGCATATAGACGCTGTGGGGAGCTCGCCTTCTCATTAAAAGACGCGATTCGCCGAAGCATTTTCCGCGTAGAGGGCAGCTGAGGCGCCCAGCGGTGCGCACAGAGATGCCTGCGTCGTTTTCTATACGGACGCAGTGTCTAGAAAATCGCTCATTTTCATCTACGCACGGAAACGAAGCTCAACCAAAGGTCAATTCCATTCAGCTTCCGAGGCCAAGCAAGACCGCTTCTCTTTAAATGCACATAAGTGTTTGGATAGAATACGGATGTGTATAGGTTTCTACTGATATGCAGCTAAATGTCTGCATATAATACTGATGTCCTCAGGCCTTTCCGATGAAGTGTTGGTTGTCCCTGTCAACCAACACTTCACTCCCATGGCTGCGAGCCGCACGTACCTGCCCTCGCCACGCTAGTAGCCCTTGACCGACTTGCGTCTTCTCAACGAGCTGCGAGAAAGTCAGTAGCGgactctgcgcggccgtttccgccgccgcagcgcgactCTGACGACTCTCAGCGATGggggaagccgcgcgcggagtctccgcttgcgcgtccttcggcgcctccgccgagagGGCACGGACGCCTCGTGCAGGCGACACGTCTTGGCCAGAGCtttcggcggccgccgcctcgctggcgtctctgcgttcctctgtctcgctctccgcggcgccgacgagctTGTCTTTCGGAGCCTCGTCTTCTGGCTGCACACGCTCCGCCGGGAGCTGCtgtccttccgcgcgcgtctcctcggttGAGCACCTTGTGTCAGCT
Proteins encoded:
- a CDS encoding uncharacterized protein (encoded by transcript BESB_028060) — translated: MEGLDRRRRPAGGECAQATCRVGCSVTPHPAPTSLPSNFLPSSARGVVPSVSSRLSIFFLCLSPSWLAISGAASASPGVLADALRAESNFFPDFSSFLQPHRRNAVSLADVFALPAWNFASPFKSANEEESADADGATYAEGAGDVQSDEGAQVNTPQTPLSQTEEEEAAEALHESPTAAAASSPTSSSAVASHRPPYSAPFPPLAPAGLPSPRDEDAASAPADAPSAASSSPAESPHPSSSSVSPPVGCSPDSASRASPLGSSTSQSAASATPLSDAFSSSASAVSPPPPEDAERALVSPIVEDGVLSISVILGHKEDDGECRLRESEPVSSLFKRGDAGGILQSLVDVTSDFSRWPMAVALLRRLSSLAAPRQQLQQQSPGSSPVLSFPSRHSSPSLSPSGGGGPTDREPRLARLPRLHKLTRGPEQEVDGRAAARGGRWRERKDQGRSEVEADEAEDDDTSPEARSSSPLLRPPRSPVEPARPSSPPAASPPSPADVLSGDAQATAESSTNLRLAPIDAEATARHAGLQTASPPKRALGPSTAQRLLNLFVKSERGNLGLAVCQAMTEPEGDSRAFCALLDVMKREVTCRQRPPNCAAIAAALLASGDQTTNAAANLAASPLSSVGSSRLFVVPALPAPSREPRNLAAALPAAASARDLPLVPLRSLQALTQARRAAGAHPASAASGAAEDALPEELVALEGPTYVLLWEGLRRLYDYFDFRVCETEILAARSAAAPHAPPASSPAPPEFLPGWTTEMILNAVQPGTTPRSPLCVIVRREKTVLILIRGTQTQFEWALNAQYELTFGWMDAWDGKVEAGFSRVFAAMSPAIQVYLGQLKQRGELERILVSGHSLGAAVGCLLSYSLAASFSNVDAVLFAPPRAGDEPFMQAWSRRVNGRAVRFALDAVTQVPCKSMPLCGDDAEARARKAPATTAAPPASAAFTPGAQGPAPQTPPPLHRGNEASDGRAQGRGGPGASDSASATPKGREWVGDSLVPLFGLFRDRSADGSSRREGPPSNALRYADYPHAVVFAARDLPNPQAQNPLHVKYNHFCAYSCWLNSKFNPANPHTQCNKEPSLASLSNGALEDPALCPAVA